One window of Athalia rosae chromosome 2, iyAthRosa1.1, whole genome shotgun sequence genomic DNA carries:
- the LOC105685801 gene encoding glucose transporter type 1 isoform X3, with amino-acid sequence MADSRGSNPISQLWIAAVSPEPDSECLYEEISGFSGGHADAELDINEEVASSYGDRRINNNEEEGGRRAVVEYTSRVEEQYVVRGSYGGSGQGAALDAAATLKLTRGRTARYVSPNYQYGGHHNIQRSSGRSTRQHLGRGSFSNETQEEIQEDDEATLRELLVSLQKQVSVMSMNLSAKLDELQRGDRQLETTVALCEIRTQLQELTKSVESCQSEVSEVKRDMVAIKHELDTVQQVKEEIEELREYVDRLEEHSHRRKLRLLEQGLTLFLSYAILAAVVGMLQFGYNTGVINAPEVNIENFMKDVYKDRYGEDIEENAVKRLYSVAVSIFAIGGMLGGFSGGMIANRFGRKGGLLLNNVLGIVGACLMGCTKIAHSYEILFLGRFIIGVNCGLNTSLVPMYISEIAPLNLRGGLGTVNQLAVTVGLLVSQVLGIEQILGTDKGWPVLLGLAICPAILQLLLLPFCPESPRYLLITKQWEEEARKALRRLRASNQVEEDIEEMRAEERAQQAESSISMTELICSPTLRAPLVIGVVMQLSQQLSGINAVFYYSTSLFTSSGLTQESAKFATIGIGAIMVGMTLVSIPLMDRTGRRTLHLYGLGGMFIFSIFITISFLIKEFFGYVQEMIDWMSYLSVVSTLSFVVFFAVGPGSIPWMITAELFSQGPRPAAMSIAVLVNWLANFLVGIGFPSMQTTLDNYTFLPFSAFLAIFWIFTYKKVPETKNKTFEEILALFRHGNDRSSLRDSRLYGCVCSWLRAIFNRTRSTGETTAPASPATISEQRCLTMGNSS; translated from the exons ATGGCCGATTCACGCGGCTCCAATCCGATAAGTCAGTTGTGGATAGCGGCGGTGTCTCCCGAACCAGACTCAGAGTGCCTCTACGAAGAGATATCGGGGTTCTCGGGCGGTCACGCGGATGCGGAATTAGATATAAACGAGGAGGTCGCAAGTAGTTACGGGGATCGTCGAATAAACAATAACGAGGAAGAAGGGGGAAGAAGGGCCGTTGTCGAGTACACGTCCAGAGTGGAGGAGCAATATGTGGTGCGAGGGAGCTACGGGGGGTCAGGACAAGGTGCCGCACTCGACGCGGCTGCCACCCTCAAGCTGACGAGGGGGCGAACCGCTCGCTACGTATCACCCAATTATCAATACGGCGGTCATCATAACATTCAACGGTCAAGCGGCAGGTCAACACGCCAACATCTCGGCCGTGGCTCCTTCAGTAATGAGACGCAGGAAGAAATACAAGAGGACGATGAAGCCACTCTTAGGGAGTTGCTTGTAAG TCTGCAGAAGCAGGTCAGCGTGATGAGTATGAACTTGAGTGCCAAGCTGGACGAGCTGCAGCGGGGTGACCGCCAGCTAGAAACAACTGTTGCACTATGTGAGATTCGTACCCAACTGCAGGAACTCACGAAAAGCGTTGAATCTTGTCAGAGCGAAGTCAGTGAAGTTAAACGTGACATGGTTGCGATCAAG CACGAGCTAGACACGGTTCAGCAGGTCAAAGAAGAGATAGAAGAATTACGAGAGTATGTCGACCGCCTCGAAGAACATTCCCATCGAAGGAAGCTCAGACTCCTTGAACAG GGGCTGACGTTGTTCCTGTCGTATGCAATTTTGGCAGCCGTTGTCGGGATGCTCCAATTCGGATACAACACCGGTGTCATCAACGCTCCGGAAGTG AACATTGAGAACTTCATGAAGGACGTATACAAAGACAGGTATGGGGAAGACATTGAGGAGAACGCAGTTAAGAGGCTGTACTCGGTGGCAGTTAGCATATTCGCTATCGGTGGTATGCTCGGAGGATTCAGCGGAGGGATGATTGCCAACAGATTTGGCAG AAAGGGGGGCTTACTGCTAAACAACGTGCTGGGCATCGTCGGGGCATGCCTTATGGGTTGCACCAAGATTGCCCATTCTTATGAAATCCTGTTTCTTGGCCGGTTCATCATCGGTGTCAATTGTGGCTTGAACACCTCGTTGGTTCCCATGTACATATCTGAAATAGCACCACTTAATTTGAGAGGCGGCCTGGGCACGGTGAACCAGCTCGCTGTTACGGTGGGTCTCCTGGTCTCCCAGGTTCTGGGCATAGAGCAAATACTCGGAACAGACAAGGGATGGCCCGTTCTATTAGGTTTGGCCATTTGCCCTGCCATTCTTCAGCTACTGTTGTTGCCTTTTTGTCCAGAATCTCCCAG ATATTTGCTCATCACGAAGCAATGGGAGGAAGAAGCGCGAAAGGCGTTGAGGAGGTTGAGAGCTAGTAATCAAGTAGAAGAAGATATCGAAGAAATGAGAGCAGAGGAACGTGCTCAACAGGCAGAATCTTCCATTTCAATGACAGAACTTATATGCAGTCCGACGTTAAGGGCTCCTCTGGTCATCGGTGTTGTCATGCAGCTATCGCAACAGCTGTCCGGTATTAATGCG gTATTCTATTATTCTACAAGCTTATTCACCAGTTCTGGATTGACGCAAGAAAGTGCAAAATTCGCAACGATTGGTATCGGAGCAATAATGGTTGGTATGACTCTGGTCTCGATTCCGCTAATGGACAGAACGGGACGACGCACACTTCATTTGTACGGCCTCGGTGGAATGTTCatcttctctattttcatcactatttcatttttaataaag GAGTTTTTCGGTTACGTACAGGAAATGATCGACTGGATGTCTTACCTGTCCGTGGTGTCGACGCTTAGTTTCGTGGTATTCTTTGCCGTGGGACCAGGCTCGATTCCATGGATGATCACTGCGGAGCTGTTTTCACAGGGTCCTAGACCAGCCGCTATGTCTATTGCCGTACTCGTCAATTGGCTAGCTAATTTCTTAGTTGGCATAGGCTTTCCAAGCATGCAG ACTACTCTCGACAACTATACGTTCCTGCCATTCAGTGCATTCTTAGCTATCTTCTGGATCTTCACCTACAAGAAGGTCCCTGAGACCAAAAACAAGACTTTCGAAGAAATCCTTGCCTTGTTCAGGCACGGTAATGACAG GAGCAGTTTGCGGGATAGCAGATTATATGG TTGTGTTTGCAGCTGGCTCAGAGCGATCTTCAATCGCACCCGCTCAACCGGAGAGACCACCGCCCCCGCTTCCCCCGCCACGATTTCCGAACAGCGGTGTCTGACAATGGGAAACTCCTCTTAA
- the LOC105685801 gene encoding glucose transporter type 1 isoform X6, whose translation MADSRGSNPISQLWIAAVSPEPDSECLYEEISGFSGGHADAELDINEEVASSYGDRRINNNEEEGGRRAVVEYTSRVEEQYVVRGSYGGSGQGAALDAAATLKLTRGRTARYVSPNYQYGGHHNIQRSSGRSTRQHLGRGSFSNETQEEIQEDDEATLRELLVSLQKQVSVMSMNLSAKLDELQRGDRQLETTVALCEIRTQLQELTKSVESCQSEVSEVKRDMVAIKHELDTVQQVKEEIEELREYVDRLEEHSHRRKLRLLEQGLTLFLSYAILAAVVGMLQFGYNTGVINAPEVNIENFMKDVYKDRYGEDIEENAVKRLYSVAVSIFAIGGMLGGFSGGMIANRFGRKGGLLLNNVLGIVGACLMGCTKIAHSYEILFLGRFIIGVNCGLNTSLVPMYISEIAPLNLRGGLGTVNQLAVTVGLLVSQVLGIEQILGTDKGWPVLLGLAICPAILQLLLLPFCPESPRYLLITKQWEEEARKALRRLRASNQVEEDIEEMRAEERAQQAESSISMTELICSPTLRAPLVIGVVMQLSQQLSGINAVFYYSTSLFTSSGLTQESAKFATIGIGAIMVGMTLVSIPLMDRTGRRTLHLYGLGGMFIFSIFITISFLIKTTLDNYTFLPFSAFLAIFWIFTYKKVPETKNKTFEEILALFRHGNDRSSLRDSRLYGSMLNCVNALEEHIPPAESAALMVAEEKPHPDSFVFAAGSERSSIAPAQPERPPPPLPPPRFPNSGV comes from the exons ATGGCCGATTCACGCGGCTCCAATCCGATAAGTCAGTTGTGGATAGCGGCGGTGTCTCCCGAACCAGACTCAGAGTGCCTCTACGAAGAGATATCGGGGTTCTCGGGCGGTCACGCGGATGCGGAATTAGATATAAACGAGGAGGTCGCAAGTAGTTACGGGGATCGTCGAATAAACAATAACGAGGAAGAAGGGGGAAGAAGGGCCGTTGTCGAGTACACGTCCAGAGTGGAGGAGCAATATGTGGTGCGAGGGAGCTACGGGGGGTCAGGACAAGGTGCCGCACTCGACGCGGCTGCCACCCTCAAGCTGACGAGGGGGCGAACCGCTCGCTACGTATCACCCAATTATCAATACGGCGGTCATCATAACATTCAACGGTCAAGCGGCAGGTCAACACGCCAACATCTCGGCCGTGGCTCCTTCAGTAATGAGACGCAGGAAGAAATACAAGAGGACGATGAAGCCACTCTTAGGGAGTTGCTTGTAAG TCTGCAGAAGCAGGTCAGCGTGATGAGTATGAACTTGAGTGCCAAGCTGGACGAGCTGCAGCGGGGTGACCGCCAGCTAGAAACAACTGTTGCACTATGTGAGATTCGTACCCAACTGCAGGAACTCACGAAAAGCGTTGAATCTTGTCAGAGCGAAGTCAGTGAAGTTAAACGTGACATGGTTGCGATCAAG CACGAGCTAGACACGGTTCAGCAGGTCAAAGAAGAGATAGAAGAATTACGAGAGTATGTCGACCGCCTCGAAGAACATTCCCATCGAAGGAAGCTCAGACTCCTTGAACAG GGGCTGACGTTGTTCCTGTCGTATGCAATTTTGGCAGCCGTTGTCGGGATGCTCCAATTCGGATACAACACCGGTGTCATCAACGCTCCGGAAGTG AACATTGAGAACTTCATGAAGGACGTATACAAAGACAGGTATGGGGAAGACATTGAGGAGAACGCAGTTAAGAGGCTGTACTCGGTGGCAGTTAGCATATTCGCTATCGGTGGTATGCTCGGAGGATTCAGCGGAGGGATGATTGCCAACAGATTTGGCAG AAAGGGGGGCTTACTGCTAAACAACGTGCTGGGCATCGTCGGGGCATGCCTTATGGGTTGCACCAAGATTGCCCATTCTTATGAAATCCTGTTTCTTGGCCGGTTCATCATCGGTGTCAATTGTGGCTTGAACACCTCGTTGGTTCCCATGTACATATCTGAAATAGCACCACTTAATTTGAGAGGCGGCCTGGGCACGGTGAACCAGCTCGCTGTTACGGTGGGTCTCCTGGTCTCCCAGGTTCTGGGCATAGAGCAAATACTCGGAACAGACAAGGGATGGCCCGTTCTATTAGGTTTGGCCATTTGCCCTGCCATTCTTCAGCTACTGTTGTTGCCTTTTTGTCCAGAATCTCCCAG ATATTTGCTCATCACGAAGCAATGGGAGGAAGAAGCGCGAAAGGCGTTGAGGAGGTTGAGAGCTAGTAATCAAGTAGAAGAAGATATCGAAGAAATGAGAGCAGAGGAACGTGCTCAACAGGCAGAATCTTCCATTTCAATGACAGAACTTATATGCAGTCCGACGTTAAGGGCTCCTCTGGTCATCGGTGTTGTCATGCAGCTATCGCAACAGCTGTCCGGTATTAATGCG gTATTCTATTATTCTACAAGCTTATTCACCAGTTCTGGATTGACGCAAGAAAGTGCAAAATTCGCAACGATTGGTATCGGAGCAATAATGGTTGGTATGACTCTGGTCTCGATTCCGCTAATGGACAGAACGGGACGACGCACACTTCATTTGTACGGCCTCGGTGGAATGTTCatcttctctattttcatcactatttcatttttaataaag ACTACTCTCGACAACTATACGTTCCTGCCATTCAGTGCATTCTTAGCTATCTTCTGGATCTTCACCTACAAGAAGGTCCCTGAGACCAAAAACAAGACTTTCGAAGAAATCCTTGCCTTGTTCAGGCACGGTAATGACAG GAGCAGTTTGCGGGATAGCAGATTATATGG GAGCATGCTAAACTGTGTGAATGCGTTAGAGGAGCACATACCGCCAGCGGAGAGCGCTGCCCTGATGGTGGCCGAGGAGAAGCCACATCCTGACTCAT TTGTGTTTGCAGCTGGCTCAGAGCGATCTTCAATCGCACCCGCTCAACCGGAGAGACCACCGCCCCCGCTTCCCCCGCCACGATTTCCGAACAGCGGTGTCTGA
- the LOC105685801 gene encoding glucose transporter type 1 isoform X1, with amino-acid sequence MADSRGSNPISQLWIAAVSPEPDSECLYEEISGFSGGHADAELDINEEVASSYGDRRINNNEEEGGRRAVVEYTSRVEEQYVVRGSYGGSGQGAALDAAATLKLTRGRTARYVSPNYQYGGHHNIQRSSGRSTRQHLGRGSFSNETQEEIQEDDEATLRELLVSLQKQVSVMSMNLSAKLDELQRGDRQLETTVALCEIRTQLQELTKSVESCQSEVSEVKRDMVAIKHELDTVQQVKEEIEELREYVDRLEEHSHRRKLRLLEQGLTLFLSYAILAAVVGMLQFGYNTGVINAPEVNIENFMKDVYKDRYGEDIEENAVKRLYSVAVSIFAIGGMLGGFSGGMIANRFGRKGGLLLNNVLGIVGACLMGCTKIAHSYEILFLGRFIIGVNCGLNTSLVPMYISEIAPLNLRGGLGTVNQLAVTVGLLVSQVLGIEQILGTDKGWPVLLGLAICPAILQLLLLPFCPESPRYLLITKQWEEEARKALRRLRASNQVEEDIEEMRAEERAQQAESSISMTELICSPTLRAPLVIGVVMQLSQQLSGINAVFYYSTSLFTSSGLTQESAKFATIGIGAIMVGMTLVSIPLMDRTGRRTLHLYGLGGMFIFSIFITISFLIKEFFGYVQEMIDWMSYLSVVSTLSFVVFFAVGPGSIPWMITAELFSQGPRPAAMSIAVLVNWLANFLVGIGFPSMQTTLDNYTFLPFSAFLAIFWIFTYKKVPETKNKTFEEILALFRHGNDRSSLRDSRLYGSMLNCVNALEEHIPPAESAALMVAEEKPHPDSFVFAAGSERSSIAPAQPERPPPPLPPPRFPNSGV; translated from the exons ATGGCCGATTCACGCGGCTCCAATCCGATAAGTCAGTTGTGGATAGCGGCGGTGTCTCCCGAACCAGACTCAGAGTGCCTCTACGAAGAGATATCGGGGTTCTCGGGCGGTCACGCGGATGCGGAATTAGATATAAACGAGGAGGTCGCAAGTAGTTACGGGGATCGTCGAATAAACAATAACGAGGAAGAAGGGGGAAGAAGGGCCGTTGTCGAGTACACGTCCAGAGTGGAGGAGCAATATGTGGTGCGAGGGAGCTACGGGGGGTCAGGACAAGGTGCCGCACTCGACGCGGCTGCCACCCTCAAGCTGACGAGGGGGCGAACCGCTCGCTACGTATCACCCAATTATCAATACGGCGGTCATCATAACATTCAACGGTCAAGCGGCAGGTCAACACGCCAACATCTCGGCCGTGGCTCCTTCAGTAATGAGACGCAGGAAGAAATACAAGAGGACGATGAAGCCACTCTTAGGGAGTTGCTTGTAAG TCTGCAGAAGCAGGTCAGCGTGATGAGTATGAACTTGAGTGCCAAGCTGGACGAGCTGCAGCGGGGTGACCGCCAGCTAGAAACAACTGTTGCACTATGTGAGATTCGTACCCAACTGCAGGAACTCACGAAAAGCGTTGAATCTTGTCAGAGCGAAGTCAGTGAAGTTAAACGTGACATGGTTGCGATCAAG CACGAGCTAGACACGGTTCAGCAGGTCAAAGAAGAGATAGAAGAATTACGAGAGTATGTCGACCGCCTCGAAGAACATTCCCATCGAAGGAAGCTCAGACTCCTTGAACAG GGGCTGACGTTGTTCCTGTCGTATGCAATTTTGGCAGCCGTTGTCGGGATGCTCCAATTCGGATACAACACCGGTGTCATCAACGCTCCGGAAGTG AACATTGAGAACTTCATGAAGGACGTATACAAAGACAGGTATGGGGAAGACATTGAGGAGAACGCAGTTAAGAGGCTGTACTCGGTGGCAGTTAGCATATTCGCTATCGGTGGTATGCTCGGAGGATTCAGCGGAGGGATGATTGCCAACAGATTTGGCAG AAAGGGGGGCTTACTGCTAAACAACGTGCTGGGCATCGTCGGGGCATGCCTTATGGGTTGCACCAAGATTGCCCATTCTTATGAAATCCTGTTTCTTGGCCGGTTCATCATCGGTGTCAATTGTGGCTTGAACACCTCGTTGGTTCCCATGTACATATCTGAAATAGCACCACTTAATTTGAGAGGCGGCCTGGGCACGGTGAACCAGCTCGCTGTTACGGTGGGTCTCCTGGTCTCCCAGGTTCTGGGCATAGAGCAAATACTCGGAACAGACAAGGGATGGCCCGTTCTATTAGGTTTGGCCATTTGCCCTGCCATTCTTCAGCTACTGTTGTTGCCTTTTTGTCCAGAATCTCCCAG ATATTTGCTCATCACGAAGCAATGGGAGGAAGAAGCGCGAAAGGCGTTGAGGAGGTTGAGAGCTAGTAATCAAGTAGAAGAAGATATCGAAGAAATGAGAGCAGAGGAACGTGCTCAACAGGCAGAATCTTCCATTTCAATGACAGAACTTATATGCAGTCCGACGTTAAGGGCTCCTCTGGTCATCGGTGTTGTCATGCAGCTATCGCAACAGCTGTCCGGTATTAATGCG gTATTCTATTATTCTACAAGCTTATTCACCAGTTCTGGATTGACGCAAGAAAGTGCAAAATTCGCAACGATTGGTATCGGAGCAATAATGGTTGGTATGACTCTGGTCTCGATTCCGCTAATGGACAGAACGGGACGACGCACACTTCATTTGTACGGCCTCGGTGGAATGTTCatcttctctattttcatcactatttcatttttaataaag GAGTTTTTCGGTTACGTACAGGAAATGATCGACTGGATGTCTTACCTGTCCGTGGTGTCGACGCTTAGTTTCGTGGTATTCTTTGCCGTGGGACCAGGCTCGATTCCATGGATGATCACTGCGGAGCTGTTTTCACAGGGTCCTAGACCAGCCGCTATGTCTATTGCCGTACTCGTCAATTGGCTAGCTAATTTCTTAGTTGGCATAGGCTTTCCAAGCATGCAG ACTACTCTCGACAACTATACGTTCCTGCCATTCAGTGCATTCTTAGCTATCTTCTGGATCTTCACCTACAAGAAGGTCCCTGAGACCAAAAACAAGACTTTCGAAGAAATCCTTGCCTTGTTCAGGCACGGTAATGACAG GAGCAGTTTGCGGGATAGCAGATTATATGG GAGCATGCTAAACTGTGTGAATGCGTTAGAGGAGCACATACCGCCAGCGGAGAGCGCTGCCCTGATGGTGGCCGAGGAGAAGCCACATCCTGACTCAT TTGTGTTTGCAGCTGGCTCAGAGCGATCTTCAATCGCACCCGCTCAACCGGAGAGACCACCGCCCCCGCTTCCCCCGCCACGATTTCCGAACAGCGGTGTCTGA
- the LOC105685801 gene encoding glucose transporter type 1 isoform X7: protein MVSLPPSLQKQVSVMSMNLSAKLDELQRGDRQLETTVALCEIRTQLQELTKSVESCQSEVSEVKRDMVAIKHELDTVQQVKEEIEELREYVDRLEEHSHRRKLRLLEQGLTLFLSYAILAAVVGMLQFGYNTGVINAPEVNIENFMKDVYKDRYGEDIEENAVKRLYSVAVSIFAIGGMLGGFSGGMIANRFGRKGGLLLNNVLGIVGACLMGCTKIAHSYEILFLGRFIIGVNCGLNTSLVPMYISEIAPLNLRGGLGTVNQLAVTVGLLVSQVLGIEQILGTDKGWPVLLGLAICPAILQLLLLPFCPESPRYLLITKQWEEEARKALRRLRASNQVEEDIEEMRAEERAQQAESSISMTELICSPTLRAPLVIGVVMQLSQQLSGINAVFYYSTSLFTSSGLTQESAKFATIGIGAIMVGMTLVSIPLMDRTGRRTLHLYGLGGMFIFSIFITISFLIKEFFGYVQEMIDWMSYLSVVSTLSFVVFFAVGPGSIPWMITAELFSQGPRPAAMSIAVLVNWLANFLVGIGFPSMQTTLDNYTFLPFSAFLAIFWIFTYKKVPETKNKTFEEILALFRHGNDRSSLRDSRLYGSMLNCVNALEEHIPPAESAALMVAEEKPHPDSFVFAAGSERSSIAPAQPERPPPPLPPPRFPNSGV, encoded by the exons ATGGTCTCCCTACCTCCcag TCTGCAGAAGCAGGTCAGCGTGATGAGTATGAACTTGAGTGCCAAGCTGGACGAGCTGCAGCGGGGTGACCGCCAGCTAGAAACAACTGTTGCACTATGTGAGATTCGTACCCAACTGCAGGAACTCACGAAAAGCGTTGAATCTTGTCAGAGCGAAGTCAGTGAAGTTAAACGTGACATGGTTGCGATCAAG CACGAGCTAGACACGGTTCAGCAGGTCAAAGAAGAGATAGAAGAATTACGAGAGTATGTCGACCGCCTCGAAGAACATTCCCATCGAAGGAAGCTCAGACTCCTTGAACAG GGGCTGACGTTGTTCCTGTCGTATGCAATTTTGGCAGCCGTTGTCGGGATGCTCCAATTCGGATACAACACCGGTGTCATCAACGCTCCGGAAGTG AACATTGAGAACTTCATGAAGGACGTATACAAAGACAGGTATGGGGAAGACATTGAGGAGAACGCAGTTAAGAGGCTGTACTCGGTGGCAGTTAGCATATTCGCTATCGGTGGTATGCTCGGAGGATTCAGCGGAGGGATGATTGCCAACAGATTTGGCAG AAAGGGGGGCTTACTGCTAAACAACGTGCTGGGCATCGTCGGGGCATGCCTTATGGGTTGCACCAAGATTGCCCATTCTTATGAAATCCTGTTTCTTGGCCGGTTCATCATCGGTGTCAATTGTGGCTTGAACACCTCGTTGGTTCCCATGTACATATCTGAAATAGCACCACTTAATTTGAGAGGCGGCCTGGGCACGGTGAACCAGCTCGCTGTTACGGTGGGTCTCCTGGTCTCCCAGGTTCTGGGCATAGAGCAAATACTCGGAACAGACAAGGGATGGCCCGTTCTATTAGGTTTGGCCATTTGCCCTGCCATTCTTCAGCTACTGTTGTTGCCTTTTTGTCCAGAATCTCCCAG ATATTTGCTCATCACGAAGCAATGGGAGGAAGAAGCGCGAAAGGCGTTGAGGAGGTTGAGAGCTAGTAATCAAGTAGAAGAAGATATCGAAGAAATGAGAGCAGAGGAACGTGCTCAACAGGCAGAATCTTCCATTTCAATGACAGAACTTATATGCAGTCCGACGTTAAGGGCTCCTCTGGTCATCGGTGTTGTCATGCAGCTATCGCAACAGCTGTCCGGTATTAATGCG gTATTCTATTATTCTACAAGCTTATTCACCAGTTCTGGATTGACGCAAGAAAGTGCAAAATTCGCAACGATTGGTATCGGAGCAATAATGGTTGGTATGACTCTGGTCTCGATTCCGCTAATGGACAGAACGGGACGACGCACACTTCATTTGTACGGCCTCGGTGGAATGTTCatcttctctattttcatcactatttcatttttaataaag GAGTTTTTCGGTTACGTACAGGAAATGATCGACTGGATGTCTTACCTGTCCGTGGTGTCGACGCTTAGTTTCGTGGTATTCTTTGCCGTGGGACCAGGCTCGATTCCATGGATGATCACTGCGGAGCTGTTTTCACAGGGTCCTAGACCAGCCGCTATGTCTATTGCCGTACTCGTCAATTGGCTAGCTAATTTCTTAGTTGGCATAGGCTTTCCAAGCATGCAG ACTACTCTCGACAACTATACGTTCCTGCCATTCAGTGCATTCTTAGCTATCTTCTGGATCTTCACCTACAAGAAGGTCCCTGAGACCAAAAACAAGACTTTCGAAGAAATCCTTGCCTTGTTCAGGCACGGTAATGACAG GAGCAGTTTGCGGGATAGCAGATTATATGG GAGCATGCTAAACTGTGTGAATGCGTTAGAGGAGCACATACCGCCAGCGGAGAGCGCTGCCCTGATGGTGGCCGAGGAGAAGCCACATCCTGACTCAT TTGTGTTTGCAGCTGGCTCAGAGCGATCTTCAATCGCACCCGCTCAACCGGAGAGACCACCGCCCCCGCTTCCCCCGCCACGATTTCCGAACAGCGGTGTCTGA
- the LOC105685801 gene encoding glucose transporter type 1 isoform X8, giving the protein MSMNLSAKLDELQRGDRQLETTVALCEIRTQLQELTKSVESCQSEVSEVKRDMVAIKHELDTVQQVKEEIEELREYVDRLEEHSHRRKLRLLEQGLTLFLSYAILAAVVGMLQFGYNTGVINAPEVNIENFMKDVYKDRYGEDIEENAVKRLYSVAVSIFAIGGMLGGFSGGMIANRFGRKGGLLLNNVLGIVGACLMGCTKIAHSYEILFLGRFIIGVNCGLNTSLVPMYISEIAPLNLRGGLGTVNQLAVTVGLLVSQVLGIEQILGTDKGWPVLLGLAICPAILQLLLLPFCPESPRYLLITKQWEEEARKALRRLRASNQVEEDIEEMRAEERAQQAESSISMTELICSPTLRAPLVIGVVMQLSQQLSGINAVFYYSTSLFTSSGLTQESAKFATIGIGAIMVGMTLVSIPLMDRTGRRTLHLYGLGGMFIFSIFITISFLIKEFFGYVQEMIDWMSYLSVVSTLSFVVFFAVGPGSIPWMITAELFSQGPRPAAMSIAVLVNWLANFLVGIGFPSMQTTLDNYTFLPFSAFLAIFWIFTYKKVPETKNKTFEEILALFRHGNDRSSLRDSRLYGSMLNCVNALEEHIPPAESAALMVAEEKPHPDSFVFAAGSERSSIAPAQPERPPPPLPPPRFPNSGV; this is encoded by the exons ATGAGTATGAACTTGAGTGCCAAGCTGGACGAGCTGCAGCGGGGTGACCGCCAGCTAGAAACAACTGTTGCACTATGTGAGATTCGTACCCAACTGCAGGAACTCACGAAAAGCGTTGAATCTTGTCAGAGCGAAGTCAGTGAAGTTAAACGTGACATGGTTGCGATCAAG CACGAGCTAGACACGGTTCAGCAGGTCAAAGAAGAGATAGAAGAATTACGAGAGTATGTCGACCGCCTCGAAGAACATTCCCATCGAAGGAAGCTCAGACTCCTTGAACAG GGGCTGACGTTGTTCCTGTCGTATGCAATTTTGGCAGCCGTTGTCGGGATGCTCCAATTCGGATACAACACCGGTGTCATCAACGCTCCGGAAGTG AACATTGAGAACTTCATGAAGGACGTATACAAAGACAGGTATGGGGAAGACATTGAGGAGAACGCAGTTAAGAGGCTGTACTCGGTGGCAGTTAGCATATTCGCTATCGGTGGTATGCTCGGAGGATTCAGCGGAGGGATGATTGCCAACAGATTTGGCAG AAAGGGGGGCTTACTGCTAAACAACGTGCTGGGCATCGTCGGGGCATGCCTTATGGGTTGCACCAAGATTGCCCATTCTTATGAAATCCTGTTTCTTGGCCGGTTCATCATCGGTGTCAATTGTGGCTTGAACACCTCGTTGGTTCCCATGTACATATCTGAAATAGCACCACTTAATTTGAGAGGCGGCCTGGGCACGGTGAACCAGCTCGCTGTTACGGTGGGTCTCCTGGTCTCCCAGGTTCTGGGCATAGAGCAAATACTCGGAACAGACAAGGGATGGCCCGTTCTATTAGGTTTGGCCATTTGCCCTGCCATTCTTCAGCTACTGTTGTTGCCTTTTTGTCCAGAATCTCCCAG ATATTTGCTCATCACGAAGCAATGGGAGGAAGAAGCGCGAAAGGCGTTGAGGAGGTTGAGAGCTAGTAATCAAGTAGAAGAAGATATCGAAGAAATGAGAGCAGAGGAACGTGCTCAACAGGCAGAATCTTCCATTTCAATGACAGAACTTATATGCAGTCCGACGTTAAGGGCTCCTCTGGTCATCGGTGTTGTCATGCAGCTATCGCAACAGCTGTCCGGTATTAATGCG gTATTCTATTATTCTACAAGCTTATTCACCAGTTCTGGATTGACGCAAGAAAGTGCAAAATTCGCAACGATTGGTATCGGAGCAATAATGGTTGGTATGACTCTGGTCTCGATTCCGCTAATGGACAGAACGGGACGACGCACACTTCATTTGTACGGCCTCGGTGGAATGTTCatcttctctattttcatcactatttcatttttaataaag GAGTTTTTCGGTTACGTACAGGAAATGATCGACTGGATGTCTTACCTGTCCGTGGTGTCGACGCTTAGTTTCGTGGTATTCTTTGCCGTGGGACCAGGCTCGATTCCATGGATGATCACTGCGGAGCTGTTTTCACAGGGTCCTAGACCAGCCGCTATGTCTATTGCCGTACTCGTCAATTGGCTAGCTAATTTCTTAGTTGGCATAGGCTTTCCAAGCATGCAG ACTACTCTCGACAACTATACGTTCCTGCCATTCAGTGCATTCTTAGCTATCTTCTGGATCTTCACCTACAAGAAGGTCCCTGAGACCAAAAACAAGACTTTCGAAGAAATCCTTGCCTTGTTCAGGCACGGTAATGACAG GAGCAGTTTGCGGGATAGCAGATTATATGG GAGCATGCTAAACTGTGTGAATGCGTTAGAGGAGCACATACCGCCAGCGGAGAGCGCTGCCCTGATGGTGGCCGAGGAGAAGCCACATCCTGACTCAT TTGTGTTTGCAGCTGGCTCAGAGCGATCTTCAATCGCACCCGCTCAACCGGAGAGACCACCGCCCCCGCTTCCCCCGCCACGATTTCCGAACAGCGGTGTCTGA